In one window of Meleagris gallopavo isolate NT-WF06-2002-E0010 breed Aviagen turkey brand Nicholas breeding stock chromosome 4, Turkey_5.1, whole genome shotgun sequence DNA:
- the RASL11B gene encoding ras-like protein family member 11B yields MRLTQSMCTIAECAPGGEGCPAARPRLVKIAVVGGSGVGKTALVVRFLTRRFIGDYERNAGNLYSRHIQIDGEVLAIQVQDTPGVQIHEHSLDCNEQLNRCIRWADALVIVFSITDYKSYELLSHLYHHVRQMHPGNAVPVVIIANKADLLHIKEVEPQHGLQLANMLGCAFYEVSVSENYNDVFNAFHVLCKEVSKQQTTNSTPERRRTSLIPRPKSPNMQDLKRRFKQALSAKVRTVTSV; encoded by the exons ATGCGCCTGACGCAGAGCATGTGCACCATCGCCGAGTGCGCGCCCGGCGGTGAGGGCTGCCCCGCGGCTCGGCCTCGCCTGGTTAAGATCGCCGTGGTGGGAGGCAGCGGAGTGGGCAAGACAG CGCTCGTGGTGCGGTTCCTGACGAGGCGCTTCATCGGCGACTACGAGCGGAACGCAG GTAACCTCTACAGCCGGCACATCCAGATTGACGGGGAGGTGCTGGCCATCCAAGTGCAGGACACCCCGGGTGTGCAG ATTCATGAACACAGCCTGGATTGTAATGAGCAGCTGAACAGATGCATTCGCTGGGCAGACGCCCTGGTGATTGTCTTTTCCATCACAGACTATAAGAGCTACGAACTACTCAGTCACCTGTACCACCACGTTCGGCAGATGCATCCAGGAAATGCTGTCCCTGTTGTCATCATAGCAAACAAAGCTGATCTCTTGCATATTAAAGAGGTGGAGCCTCAGCACGGACTTCAGCTGGCCAACATGCTGGGCTGTGCTTTCTATGAAGTGTCTGTCAGTGAAAACTACAACGATGTCTTCAATGCCTTCCATGTCCTCTGCAAAGAAGTCAGTAAACAACAGACCACCAACAGCACCCCCGAGAGACGGAGAACTTCTCTCATTCCACGGCCCAAATCACCCAACATGCAGGATCTGAAGAGGAGGTTTAAGCAAGCTCTGTCTGCCAAAGTGAGGACTGTCACGTCTGTCTGA